In Myxococcus stipitatus, the following are encoded in one genomic region:
- a CDS encoding DUF3060 domain-containing protein has product MRNRFGSKAFVVIACVLGAMTAHAQDDDDTASVEVGADGSVKVKAQGNTVETRGGSTRVRAGGVNVQVDGARAHDEDDEAGTSSRRGGSLELVDSNGTVTHDCEDGGKVEIVGSGNKVSVTGACESIEVTGSDNKVTATTVRRIETTGSGNIVTWKHGPEKGKKPRVNNTGSNNRITQAR; this is encoded by the coding sequence ATGCGCAATCGGTTCGGGTCGAAGGCTTTCGTCGTCATCGCATGTGTCCTGGGGGCCATGACGGCCCATGCGCAGGATGACGACGACACCGCGTCGGTGGAGGTGGGCGCGGACGGCAGCGTCAAGGTGAAGGCCCAGGGCAACACCGTCGAGACGCGCGGCGGGTCCACCCGGGTGCGCGCGGGCGGCGTCAACGTCCAGGTCGATGGCGCCCGGGCACACGATGAGGACGACGAGGCGGGCACGTCGTCGAGGCGCGGCGGCTCGCTCGAGCTGGTCGACTCCAACGGCACCGTGACGCACGACTGCGAGGACGGGGGCAAGGTGGAGATCGTCGGCTCCGGGAACAAGGTCTCCGTCACGGGGGCTTGCGAGTCCATCGAGGTGACGGGGAGCGACAACAAGGTCACGGCCACCACGGTGCGCCGCATCGAGACCACCGGTAGCGGCAACATCGTCACCTGGAAGCATGGACCCGAGAAGGGCAAGAAGCCGCGCGTCAACAACACTGGAAGCAACAACCGCATCACCCAGGCGCGCTGA